Proteins found in one Amphiura filiformis chromosome 14, Afil_fr2py, whole genome shotgun sequence genomic segment:
- the LOC140170485 gene encoding uncharacterized protein, translating into MLMPPKSVIFAKLFTVLFSQAVWSQYIPTNVTVTTATPQEGSSVTFSCNFLIGSSDVLASVVWKFGPRRTHATWIVDWRVKPDPDTIYYHNNYSAPTYHVSFEDVSSGLSRLTIDPVESKDEGRYWCEPITYGKNGHEYADIEVTPSVPSVHVYIQEGNSIEYDSKVTLYCNYTKLISDSVATLAFTHGDKFSNSTTMASFFIYADQYNRKNPTYYTPIGPPKYVMRIDGIDSEQDGGWSSLTIFSASEVDNRRYWCTIAFVEHGAILMESVDLTVVDTV; encoded by the exons ATGCTAATGCCACCAAAATCTGTAATTTTCGCTAAGCTGTTTACAGTTTTATTCTCTCAAG cGGTGTGGTCCCAGTATATACCAACCAATGTCACTGTAACCACAGCAACTCCTCAAGAAGGGTCATCTGTGACATTCTCTTGCAACTTTCTCATCGGCAGCTCCGATGTCCTCGCCTCAGTCGTATGGAAATTCGGTCCTAGAAGAACCCATGCCACGTGGATTGTTGATTGGCGTGTGAAGCCCGATCCAGATACCATCTACTATCATAACAATTACAGCGCTCCAACTTACCACGTATCGTTCGAAGACGTCAGCTCTGGACTATCCAGGCTTACCATAGATCCTGTGGAATCTAAGGATGAAGGGAGATACTGGTGTGAACCTATCACATACGGAAAGAATGGTCATGAATATGCAGATATCGAAGTTACACCAA GTGTACCCAGCGTCCACGTTTATATCCAAGAAGGCAACTCGATAGAATATGATTCCAAAGTTACCCTGTACTGTAACTACACCAAACTGATATCAGACTCAGTAGCAACATTAGCGTTTACGCATGGTGACAAATTCTCCAACAGTACAACTATGGCAAGTTTCTTTATTTATGCTGATCAATACAACAGGAAGAACCCTACATACTATACTCCTATTGGTCCACCTAAGTATGTCATGCGCATTGATGGAATTGACAGTGAGCAAGATGGGGGATGGAGTTCACTGACTATATTTTCTGCGTCTGAAGTAGATAACAGAAGATACTGGTGTACCATAGCATTCGTTGAACACGGGGCCATTCTCATGGAATCTGTTGATCTTACTGTTGTCG ACACAGTATAG